The genomic stretch CGGAGAAAGTCCAGATATAAATGATCATAGGCCATTTCCAGAATTTTGGCCTGATCTTCTGCCGGATAAGGCTGCAAAATTGAAAGCATTACACCTGTTTCTGCATAAGCTAACTGATGCGCAGTTTTTGCCAGCGCTTTGCCATGCTGTCTGGATTGAGCCAGCAATTGAGTTTCAAGCGCTGGACGGTAAACTTTCTGTTTGATCAAACCCTGCTGTTCTACGACTTTCAGTGTTTCAATCGGAATCGCAGTCGAATTAAACTGTTTCTGTAGATTTAACTCGGGACGTACCAGATCAAATAGCCCCAGCAGGCGATAAGCACAATTATCATTGATAAAATAATAAGGGAAACTTACATTTTGCATTTCCCAGAGATGCTGTACCAAAAATCTGGTTTCTTGCGGGCTTAAGTTTAATTCATATTCCCACAAATCCCGGCTTTCAAAGTCACCATATTCTTTGACCTTGCGGTAATATGGCATCAGGGAATATTCACCCGGATATTGTCCGGTCAGCCCTTTCCAGGCAAAGGACCAGTTGTCATTGCCATCGACCGTCGCAGCATAGTTGACCGCATAAGAAATCAGATTGAGTTGTTGCTGGTCTTTAGGATCCAGACGCAACAAGGTATGACCAAACATCGAGCTGGGATTACCCATAAAATCCGTGGCATAGATCAGGGTTGCCTGATAAGGCTTGACCTCGCCAATCCATTTATCCAAATCCGGGCAACTGACCGCAGGCAATTGTTGCTCGGAAATATTCAATTGCTGCATTAACCAGCTGCTGCGTGCAGGAAACTTACAGCGGACGGACTGATTCGGCTCTGCGCTCAGGAATAAAGCCTGAATGTTATGCTGCATTTCTTTTTTTAGATCAGTTTTTCCCTGCTCTGCCAGGAAATAGCCCGAATAGTTAACCTCGCTATGACCTTGGGGATTGGCATACATGAGACGTTGCCAGGTAGTGCTCTGATCCAGATGCTGAGTTTCGGCCTGAGCGATATAATGCTGGATGTCTGGATTAATTTCGCTAGAAAAACTTAAAGGGCTGAATGTCAGGCCCAACATGAAGAACGCATATTTCATTCAGTTAACTTATTCTCATCAATTTCTTTTAGTCATAAGAAAACCCTGCCAGAACAGCAGGGTTTTTAGGGTGCGGATCAGATGTAGGATTTCAATACTTCATCTTTGGCCATCACAGTTTGTAAGGTGCTTAAAACTTGTAATGTATTCTGGTTTTCTTCGGAATAAATTTCAGAGAAATTCTGCTTGGAAACGCTAAAGAAACGAGCTTTATCTTCAGATTTAATATTCAAAAGTTCAGCCAGAACATTCAGGCTTTCACCCTCTCCAACTGCCATATCACGCGCCAATGTTTCAGCGTTTTCATTGGTAAAGGTCACCACTTGAGCGGTTACGGTACCGCCCTGGCTACAACCTAAAGTACCAAAAGTGATCCCGAGCCACTGATTCGTGAACAGAACGTTGGTCGTACCTGCAAAGAGTTTAGGAATAATACCAGACTGACCCGCCCACACCTGGCTTCCGATACCACAACCGACATCTCGGTCAGCCATCGCCATGCTTGAACCAGTCGCCAATACCGCCGCCAGCATAATTTTTTTCAACATAGTTATTCTCCAATTATTCTCATGCAATCTTTGTTATTACTCTAATAATGTAATTTAAATTACATACTCAGCAGAGTAGCGACAAGTCAAGTTTGGCGCAATTGAAAAAATGTATGCTTTACATAAACATAACCTGATTGATTTTACTGTTCCTTGAGCGCCCAATCGCCTTGTGAATTACGCTGTCCCAAGATTTTCAGCACCAACACCAGACTCAGCAATAACAACAAATACCAGGAGCCCAGTTTGCCCCATCCCACCATATGCCATTGCTCAATCTGGCTTGGATAGAGCCAGATCTGGTAAAAGGTACTGATGTTCTCGGCAATCCAGATAATAAACGCCAGAATCAGCAGTACGGGTAACATCGGCAACTGAAAAGTATGCCGATTCAGCTGAAAGCGAATTCTGGTTTTCCAGAACATCAGCACGCTCCAGACAAATAAAATCACCCGATAATCGGGAATAAAAAACTTGCTCATAAAGTTGATATAAGACAAGACAGCCAATGTCAGCATATGGCTAAAACGCGGCAATTTTTCAAATGAAACCTGATATAGACGTAAAGAGCGCGCAAAAAAACTGCCGACCGCAGAATACATAAAACCGGCAAATAAAGGCACGGTCAGGATTTTAAATATTGCGGGTTGAGGGTAATGCCAGGAAGCAATTGCCGGATGGGTCAGGAAGATTTCCATCACCATGGCCATGAGATGAAATAACGCAATCACTTTGGCTTCAGCCCAGGATTCCAGTTTTGTATAAAGTAATACCACCTGAATCAACAAGGCAAAAAACAGCAGATAGTCATACCGGTAAAAACCGAAAAAGAGATCGCTGCCCATAGAAGCAGTCAGCGCAAAAGCCAGCAGGAGTAAAATCCCAAATAAGGCAGCCGAAGCTGCCTTATAAGTAAATTCAAACCCTGATTTGAATAGATCGATCAAGGTTTACATCCTAAAGATATTTGGCACTATACTCATGTACGGTATCAATAAATGCTTTTGGATTCGCCGGATCAACCCACTGGGTAATACCATGACCTAAATTGGCAACATAACCGGTTTTCTCGCCATTGGCATAGGCATCATCCAGCATGGCTTTTGTCGCTTTAATGATGGTGTCTGATGAACCATATAAAGTTGCAGGATCCAGGTTACCCTGAAGTGCTGCACGACCAGCAACCGTTTGACGAGCGACATTCAATGGCGTGGTCCAGTCCAGACCAAATGCATCTGCGCCTGTCGTAATCATCGGTTCCAACCATTGACCGCCACCTTTGGTAAACAGAATTACCGGAATCTTGCGGCCGTCTTTCTCACGTTGCAAACCAGCGACAATCTTCTGCATATAGTTCAGCGAGAACTCGATATATTCACGATGTGCTAATGCCCCACCCCAACTATCAAAGATCTGTACCGCTTGTGCACCCGCATCGATCTGTGCATTCAAATATTCAGTCACTGCATCAGCCAGACGATCCAGTAAAGCATGCAAAACTTCAGGCTGCGCATACATCATCTGTTTGGTAAAACGGAAATCCTTGCTTGAACCGCCTTCGACCATATACGTTGCCAGAGTCCATGGACTGCCCGAGAAACCAATCAGAGGAACCTGACCGCCCAAGGCTGAACGAATGGTCGAAACGGCATTCATCACATAATCCAGATCCGACTTGGCATTAAATGCAGGCAGATTGGCGACATCCTGTTCGGTACGGATGGTCTTGTGAAATTTCGGGCCTTCACCGGCTTCAAAATACAGCCCTAGTCCCAAAGCATCCGGAACCGTCAAGATATCCGAGAATAAAATCGCGGCATCAAGATCATAACGGCGTAAAGGCTGCAAAGTTACTTCACAGGCCAGTTCAGTATTCTTGCAAAGAGAAAGGAAATCTCCTGCCTTGGCACGCGTTTCGCGGTACTCAGGCAAATAACGGCCAGCCTGACGCATCATCCATACTGGCGTAGCATCTACAGGCTCACGCAACAATGCGCGCAGAAAACGATCATTTTTTAAGGTCGTCATTCACATTCCCATCTTTCTTTGACATTGCCAACATCATAGCAAAAAGGCCGCAGTTTTAATAACTTCTGGCAACTTTAAAAACCGATCGGATTGAACGGCAACCTAGTGATTTACACAAAACAACTACTGCATCTCCACATTTTTTCTGTAATACTTATAGTGTTTTTTCACATAGTTAAAGAAATAATTCTTAAGGTTGAGTTACATGTTCGTTCGCACAATGCTCGCTGTGAGTCTAGGTTGCATTTTCGCAGGTCAAGTTTTTGCCGCGTCTACTGCTGAACAACCATTAAAACCCCAAGTGGTGACTGATGTTGCAGTGCAAGATCCGATTGATCCATTAGCAACTGAAGCTTCAGCGGCCCAAGCAGCACCTGCAGAAGCGCAAATTACTGCACAAGAACAACAAGACTTAAAACAGGCATCTGAAGCGCTGAATGAGCTACAGGATACCGAAGATCAGACTGCCTCTGTTGGCGCAGTACCAAATACCAAAGCACCGACTAACTCTGCAGCGACCAAAGCTTCGTGGACTTTAGACGGCTTAAATAATGCCCAGTGGTATGAAAATATCGGTGCAGGTCAATTCCCAGTTTACGCACGTGCACATGTCATGCTGAATAATGCCCATGCATCACCGGGGGCGATTGACGGAACCAGCGGTAAAAATACACTAAAAGCCATTGCATCTTTCCAGCAAATGAATGGCATTAAACCGACAGGTGTTTTGACTCAGGAAACCTGGGATAAACTGGTGGCACGTCAGGGTTCTAAGCCAACCTTTGTTGAATACACTATTACTGAAAAAGATCTGGCAGGCCCATTTGCCAAATCTATTCCTTCAGATTATGCGCTACAGGCGAAAATGAAAGGCCTGTACTACACACGTGTCAGTGAAATGTTAAGTGAAAAATTCCATATGGATGAGAATTTTTTAAAGAAACTCAATCCAAATGCCAACTTTAATAAAGTTGGTGAAAAATTACTGGTCAGTAATGTACGTAATGACTTGCCTGAAGGTATTCACTTGATTGTTGCACATAAAGGCGCGAAACAACTGTACTTATTTAATAGTAAAAATCAAATGATCGCGTCATTCCCTGCCACCATTGGTAGTGCGGATACACCATCTCCAACCGGAACCTATAAAGTAACAGGTGTTGCACCAAACCCTTGGTACAGCTACTCACCTTCTAACTTTGTACAAGGTAAAAATTTAAAACCACTATCTTTACCACCGGGTCCTAACGGTCCTGTCGGGAATATCTGGATTGGTTTAAGCAAGAAATCATTTGGTATTCACGGAACACCAAACCCGTCTACCATTTCGAAAACAGCGTCACATGGTTGTATTCGTTTGACTAACTGGGATGCCAATGATCTTGGCCGTAAAGTCAAATCTGGGGTAACGGTTCGTTTCTTAGAATGATGATCGGTCTGCCGATTTGAATAAAAATAGCCTGCTTTTGAGCGGGCTTTTTTATTCCTTATGTTTACTTTCAGCTCTGTCGTTGCAAAAATGCAATGATCTGTCGCCTATTTGAGATTTTTTCAGTTATAAAACGACAGTATGATGATCTCAAGTTAAAAATAATGTCGAGATAAAATCATGAATGCTTTTCTACATCCTAGCGAAAATCGTGGTCATGTAAAAATGGGCTGGCTGGAGTCTAAACACAGTTTCTCATTTGGTAACTGGTATAACCCAAAGTATATGGGTGTCAGCGCTTTACGTGTCATTAATGATGACCTGATTGATGGACATCAGGGTTTTGGAACGCATCCACATGACAATATGGAAATCCTGACCTGTGTGCTGAAAGGAACCATTACCCATCAGGACAGCATGGGCAATCATGGCGGAATTGCTGCGGGTGAATGGCAACTGATGAGCGCAGGAACCGGTGTGCGACACAGTGAAATGAACCAGGGCGATGAACAGGTTCATTTACTGCAAATCTGGATTATTCCAAATGAACGTGATGCCAAACCGAACTATCAGCAAATTCGTCTTGATCCGCATGAGCAACCGAACCAGTGGCATTTGATTTGTGGTCCGAATGACAATGCGCCGATGCATATCCGTCAGAATGCCGAAGTCAAAACTGCGGTGATTCAGCAAGGCCAAAGTCTGGAAGTGAAAGCGACCCAGCATATTAATTATATACATGTTGTTTCTGGTGCTATCCAGATCGCTGAACATACGGTTGAAGCTGGCGGCGCAATTGCTTTTCTGGATAACACAGAAATTAAAGCAAGCGAAGATGCGCAAGTGATCTGGTTTGATTTGTCGGAAGTACCCAACTAAGCTTTTAAAGCTCTCAGCTCTAATGGCTATTGATCCAAGTGATTAATAGCCATTTTTTATACATATAATAATGAATAAGAAATTATAGTTTGCAGAATCATAATAAGGTTTCTTAGCTAATAAAATTATGCCTACTACCTATACAAATCCAACCAATTCTCATCACATTTTTACCTAAGCAATGCATTATTTAGATGAATATAAACTGATCCATTTCCATGGAATCCAGTGCTGTATAGCTGTGATCATTCACGATTGGCTTTATATTATCTTTTGCAGGCATAAAGTGAATTGACCTTTTCATGTAGGTTAAATAAATAGAAGAGCATATCCGTATGAACCAGATTTTAGAGATGCAAAGCAGCCAGCAGCAAGCTTTGCTTTATTTATTAGCCTTTTTAAAACAACAAGATTATCAGTTTACGACCATTACACCGCTTTCCCACCAGCGAATTCTGAATCGAAAAAAGAATGAAATTTATAAGCACAGAACCCATCAGGATATCTTTGGCTGGAATCTAAACTTTAAAAAAACTGATCTTGATCCCGTTCTGTTTGAATTATTGCAAGAACATCAACTTCTACAGGTTCAGGAAGATCAATACTTGAGTCAGATTCGAGTTTCTTCACTCGATGGCGAACTCTTTATTCATTCAGCTTTTCCGACTACTCAGCAAGATGCGGTATTTTTTGGTCCGGATACTTATCGCTTTATCTATCATCTCAAGCAATATCTAGCTGCTCAGACTCACCCTTTCAAACGGGTCGTGGAAATGTGTTGTGGCACTTCAGCAGCCGCAATCAGTATTGCCAGACATTTTCCAGATGTTAATGAAATTATG from Acinetobacter lwoffii encodes the following:
- a CDS encoding Lnb N-terminal periplasmic domain-containing protein → MKYAFFMLGLTFSPLSFSSEINPDIQHYIAQAETQHLDQSTTWQRLMYANPQGHSEVNYSGYFLAEQGKTDLKKEMQHNIQALFLSAEPNQSVRCKFPARSSWLMQQLNISEQQLPAVSCPDLDKWIGEVKPYQATLIYATDFMGNPSSMFGHTLLRLDPKDQQQLNLISYAVNYAATVDGNDNWSFAWKGLTGQYPGEYSLMPYYRKVKEYGDFESRDLWEYELNLSPQETRFLVQHLWEMQNVSFPYYFINDNCAYRLLGLFDLVRPELNLQKQFNSTAIPIETLKVVEQQGLIKQKVYRPALETQLLAQSRQHGKALAKTAHQLAYAETGVMLSILQPYPAEDQAKILEMAYDHLYLDFLRQKVDESFVQPRFRKLLGLRSQLDIEKQRKAPERPKIDPVQSHHARNISLQAGQVQGESFVQLGHRQAYHDLIDPQGGFRTGTQLLFLDGALQYRDSELKLEQLDLFTVNSYNPVNPFNTPLSWGFNLGWQQEALDAHGQFSEDEQHGVASLKTQGGYSWANASREHLCYAQMQTQLQAGKALDQGWRVGAGPTVGCQNIWSDQINSLVQVELPYWEDSHRWQLKLNTELQYAFNPQHALRLSWEYQQQQSKDWDQWSLGLIRYF
- a CDS encoding methyltransferase, producing MNQILEMQSSQQQALLYLLAFLKQQDYQFTTITPLSHQRILNRKKNEIYKHRTHQDIFGWNLNFKKTDLDPVLFELLQEHQLLQVQEDQYLSQIRVSSLDGELFIHSAFPTTQQDAVFFGPDTYRFIYHLKQYLAAQTHPFKRVVEMCCGTSAAAISIARHFPDVNEIMVADLNPKALLYSQINISFSGLNHIHPVQSNLFSNLDGKFDLIFANPPYLIDPDQRQYRHGGNKLDGCDLSFRIIKEGLQRLNVGGRLFLYTGVTVTEHGNLFLQHLKNLMKQHHNITWSYEEIDPDIFGEELEQPAYQHVERIALALIKIEVGN
- a CDS encoding DUF817 family protein, which gives rise to MIDLFKSGFEFTYKAASAALFGILLLLAFALTASMGSDLFFGFYRYDYLLFFALLIQVVLLYTKLESWAEAKVIALFHLMAMVMEIFLTHPAIASWHYPQPAIFKILTVPLFAGFMYSAVGSFFARSLRLYQVSFEKLPRFSHMLTLAVLSYINFMSKFFIPDYRVILFVWSVLMFWKTRIRFQLNRHTFQLPMLPVLLILAFIIWIAENISTFYQIWLYPSQIEQWHMVGWGKLGSWYLLLLLSLVLVLKILGQRNSQGDWALKEQ
- a CDS encoding pirin family protein, with the translated sequence MNAFLHPSENRGHVKMGWLESKHSFSFGNWYNPKYMGVSALRVINDDLIDGHQGFGTHPHDNMEILTCVLKGTITHQDSMGNHGGIAAGEWQLMSAGTGVRHSEMNQGDEQVHLLQIWIIPNERDAKPNYQQIRLDPHEQPNQWHLICGPNDNAPMHIRQNAEVKTAVIQQGQSLEVKATQHINYIHVVSGAIQIAEHTVEAGGAIAFLDNTEIKASEDAQVIWFDLSEVPN
- a CDS encoding L,D-transpeptidase family protein; amino-acid sequence: MFVRTMLAVSLGCIFAGQVFAASTAEQPLKPQVVTDVAVQDPIDPLATEASAAQAAPAEAQITAQEQQDLKQASEALNELQDTEDQTASVGAVPNTKAPTNSAATKASWTLDGLNNAQWYENIGAGQFPVYARAHVMLNNAHASPGAIDGTSGKNTLKAIASFQQMNGIKPTGVLTQETWDKLVARQGSKPTFVEYTITEKDLAGPFAKSIPSDYALQAKMKGLYYTRVSEMLSEKFHMDENFLKKLNPNANFNKVGEKLLVSNVRNDLPEGIHLIVAHKGAKQLYLFNSKNQMIASFPATIGSADTPSPTGTYKVTGVAPNPWYSYSPSNFVQGKNLKPLSLPPGPNGPVGNIWIGLSKKSFGIHGTPNPSTISKTASHGCIRLTNWDANDLGRKVKSGVTVRFLE
- the hemE gene encoding uroporphyrinogen decarboxylase, producing the protein MTTLKNDRFLRALLREPVDATPVWMMRQAGRYLPEYRETRAKAGDFLSLCKNTELACEVTLQPLRRYDLDAAILFSDILTVPDALGLGLYFEAGEGPKFHKTIRTEQDVANLPAFNAKSDLDYVMNAVSTIRSALGGQVPLIGFSGSPWTLATYMVEGGSSKDFRFTKQMMYAQPEVLHALLDRLADAVTEYLNAQIDAGAQAVQIFDSWGGALAHREYIEFSLNYMQKIVAGLQREKDGRKIPVILFTKGGGQWLEPMITTGADAFGLDWTTPLNVARQTVAGRAALQGNLDPATLYGSSDTIIKATKAMLDDAYANGEKTGYVANLGHGITQWVDPANPKAFIDTVHEYSAKYL
- a CDS encoding DUF3015 family protein, which translates into the protein MLKKIMLAAVLATGSSMAMADRDVGCGIGSQVWAGQSGIIPKLFAGTTNVLFTNQWLGITFGTLGCSQGGTVTAQVVTFTNENAETLARDMAVGEGESLNVLAELLNIKSEDKARFFSVSKQNFSEIYSEENQNTLQVLSTLQTVMAKDEVLKSYI